The Brassica napus cultivar Da-Ae chromosome C7, Da-Ae, whole genome shotgun sequence genome has a segment encoding these proteins:
- the LOC106421411 gene encoding uncharacterized protein LOC106421411 encodes MKNAKKRSISLILIHRRHFLGSSSVLIREDQGKQKHIFYISKHMTEPETRYPTLENMALAIITSARKLYFQSHTIKVLSNQPLRTVMQNTNQSGRLTKWAVELSEHDIVYKNRSAAKSQVLADFLIELTPELEQDLVLQSLNWILHVDGSSTNKGSGVGVQLRSPTGELIQQSFSFGFAASNNEAEYESLIAGLRLAKAVKAKRISAYCDSQLVMSQFLGDYDVMKDRMDAYLKLVKDITQDFKFFELTKVPRGENVCADALAALRSKLHDQVKRTIKKPSISPTTEQLTITASVTDAMHIDEAEPRTTEDQLDD; translated from the coding sequence ATGAAAAATGCGAAGAAGCGTTCAATCAGCCTTATCCTTATACATCGCCGTCACTTCCTCGGCAGCAGTAGCGTACTCATACGAGAGGATCAGGgcaaacaaaaacatattttctacATCAGCAAGCACATGACAGAACCAGAGACGAGATACCCAACCTTGGAGAATATGGCTCTCGCCATCATCACCTCGGCGAGAAAACTTTACTTCCAGTCGCATACCATCAAGGTGCTCTCCAACCAACCCCTTAGGACGGTGATGCAAAACACCAACCAATCAGGAAGACTAACTAAATGGGCAGTGGAACTAAGCGAGCACGACATCGTGTACAAGAATCGCTCAGCAGCTAAGTCACAAGTCCTTGCTGATTTCTTGATCGAGTTAACGCCGGAGCTAGAACAAGATCTTGTACTACAAAGCCTAAACTGGATACTGCACGTAGATGGGTCATCTACGAACAAAGGTTCGGGGGTAGGCGTACAGTTACGGTCACCTACAGGCGAGCTAATCCAACAGTCGTTCAGTTTTGGTTTCGCGGCATCCAACAATGAAGCCGAATACGAGTCTCTCATCGCAGGCCTCCGTCTCGCTAAAGCAGTCAAGGCCAAACGAATCAGCGCGTACTGTGATTCCCAGCTCGTGATGAGTCAGTTTCTCGGAGACTACGACGTCATGAAAGATAGGATGGACGCCTATCTGAAGCTCGTCAAAGACATCACACAAGATTTCAAGTTCTTTgaactcacgaaggttcctCGCGGAGAGAACGTATGCGCTGACGCCCTCGCAGCCCTCAGAAGCAAGCTACACGACCAAGTGAAGAGGACGATCAAGAAGCCAAGCATCAGTCCAACAACAGAGCAGCTAACCATCACAGCGTCCGTCACTGATGCAATGCACATTGACGAGGCAGAACCTCGCACAACAGAAGATCAACTCGATGATTGA
- the LOC106421428 gene encoding uncharacterized protein LOC106421428 → MGLPDLFIHWIRICISIASFSVSVNGSLEGFFSSARGSLWVSSVHHYLLRHSSFWDVRDDTMESWIWRKLLKMRTLAYQFIKVDIGNGKKSFFWHENWLRIGRLIDLTGATSTRYLGVTRNARVHDAVSSGQWSVRGQRSRNFKELHQMIQAEPIPSIELGEDTYLWKHEHGVYEEKFSAVRTWDLIRCKKNEVVWSRSV, encoded by the exons ATGGGGCTACCTGATTTATTCATTCACTGGATTAGAATCTGCATATCCATAGCTTCCTTCTCTGTCTCAGTTAATGGTAGCTTGGAGGGTTTCTTCTCAAGTGCGAGAG GCTCCTTATGGGTATCTTCGGTTCACCATTATCTCCTGCGTCATAGCTCTTTTTGGGATGTTCGAGATGACACTATGGAATCATGGATATGGAGAAAACTCTTAAAGATGAGAACATTGGCATATCAGTTCATCAAGGTTGATATTGGAAATGGTAAGAAATCTTTCTTCTGGCATGAAAACTGGCTGCGCATTGGTagactcattgatctcacagGAGCAACTAGTACACGATATCTTGGAGTTACTCGAAATGCTCGGGTTCATGATGCAGTGTCTTCAGGCCAATGGAGTGTAAGGGGGCAAAGAAGCCGGAATTTTAAAGAGCTACATCAGATGATTCAAGCAGAACCTATACCTAGTATTGAGTTGGGCGAAGACACTTATCTATGGAAACATGAGCATGGTGTTTATGAGGAGAAGTTCTCAGCGGTCAGGACATGGGATCTAATAAGATGTAAGAAGAATGAAGTGGTTTGGAGTCGCAGTGTCTGA
- the LOC106421427 gene encoding uncharacterized protein LOC106421427 — protein MSSQVITCAIQIPETKEKFICSAIYESNLEGERRHLWDDLRSTHSAYNHLNLPWILIGDYNVTLSSGEQSRARDYLPDQAGMRRFQEMVSDCALSDLAYVGALFTWWNKQEEDPIWKKLDRALINNDWLRCFPDSYAQFEAGGISDHARCLIRLSATTEAVRKPFRFFNFLTESEEFLPTVAKLWESTETLFHSRASLGLFHKKLNALKFEMRALNRNHYEDLASRTKQAYEVMCEFASSLVAHVLAEEIQGAIHSLPVDKVSGPDGYTKEFYVAAWPIIGKDCIVAVQSFFMYGFLPTGVNATILSLIPKIENAQTMKEYRSIACSNFLYKVISKILATRLQAIFPDAVESNQCAFIKGRLLLENVLLASELVNGYPKKTNSDRCTIKFDISKAFDTV, from the exons ATGAGCTCTCAAGTCATAACATGCGCTATCCAGATACCCGAAACTAAGGAGAAGTTTATTTGCTCAGCGATATATGAGTCGAATTTGGAAGGTGAAAGGAGGCATTTGTGGGATGATTTGCGTAGTACTCACTCAGCCTACAATCACCTAAACCTCCCTTGGATCTTAATTGGAGATTATAATGTCACACTCTCCTCTGGTGAACAGTCCAGAGCACGTGATTATTTACCGGATCAGGCAGGGATGAGGCGGTTTCAAGAGATGGTTAGTGATTGCGCTCTCTCTGATTTGGCTTATGTAGGGGCTCTCTTTACATGGTGGAACAAGCAAGAGGAAGATCCTATATGGAAAAAACTTGATAGGGCTCTCATCAATAATGACTGGTTGCGTTGCTTTCCTGATTCATATGCTCAGTTTGAAGCAGGGGGAATATCTGATCATGCACGCTGCTTGATTCGGTTGTCTGCTACCACGGAGGCAGTGAGGAAACCTTTCAGATTCTTTAACTTTTTGACAGAAAGTGAAGAATTTTTGCCTACAGTAGCAAAGTTGTGGGAAAGCACTGAGACTCTTTTCCATTCCCGTGCCTCCTTGGGTCTTTTTCATAAGAAGCTCAACGCGTTAAAATTTGAGATGAGGGCTCTGAACAGAAATCACTACGAAGACTTGGCTAGTCGTACCAAGCAAGCGTATGAAGTAATGTGTGAAT TTGCAAGTTCTCTGGTGGCTCATGTGTTGGCTGAAGAGATCCAAGGAGCTATTCATTCTCTGCCAGTAGACAAGGTATCTGGACCAGATGGATATACCAAAGAGTTTTATGTAGCTGCTTGGCCGATCATAGGCAAGGATTGTATTGTGGCAGTTCAATCATTCTTTATGTATGGTTTCCTACCTACTGGTGTCAATGCTACCATTCTTTCCCTGATACCTAAGATTGAGAATGCGCAGACAATGAAGGAATATCGGTCCATTGCCTGCAGTAACTTTCTTTACAAGGTTATATCGAAAATTCTAGCAACAAGACTTCAGGCTATCTTCCCCGATGCAGTTGAATCAAATCAATGCGCCTTTATCAAAGGAAGATTGTTATTGGAAAATGTCTTGCTGGCTTCAGAGCTTGTTAATGGTTATCCCAAGAAGACGAATTCCGACAGATGCACCATCAAGTTTGACATATCAAAGGCATTTGACACAGTTTGA